A window of Motilibacter peucedani genomic DNA:
AGTCGGCCGACCTGTGGCAGAAGACCGTCGGCGTCTCGCCCGAGCGCATCCAGCGCCGCGGCCCCAAGGACAACTACTGGCACATGGGCGTGCCCGGCCCCGGCGGCCCCTGCTCGGAGATCTACTTCGACCGCGGCCCCGAGCACGGCCGCGAGGGCGGTCCCGAGGCCGACGAGGAGCGCTACCTCGAGGTCTGGAACCTCGTCTTCATGCAGTACGAGCTCAGCTCGGTGCGCTCGAAGGTCGACTTCGACGTCCGCGGCGAGCTGCCGGCGCGCAACGTCGACACCGGCATGGGCCTCGAGCGCATGGCCACGCTGCTCCAGGGCGTCGACAACCTCTACGAGATCGACACGACCTGGCAGGTGCTCGACCGCGCGGCCGAGCTCGCCGGCAAGAAGTACGGCTCCGACACCCGCACCGACGTCGCGCTGCGCGTGGTCGCCGACCACGCGCGTACCGCGGTCATGCTCATCGGCGACGGCGTCGCGCCCGGCAACGAGGGCCGCGGCTACGTCCTGCGCCGCATGATGCGCCGCACCATCCGCAACATGCGCCTGCTCGGGGCGCCCGAGACGAGCATGGCCGAGCTGGTCGACGCCTCGATCGGCGCGATGGCGCCGCAGTACCCCGAGCTCGAGCGCGACCGCCAGCGCATCACGCAGCTCGCCGTGGCCGAGGAGGGCAGCTTCAACGCGACGCTGCGCTCGGGCACCGCGCGCTTCGAGAGCGCCGCCGTCGAGACCAAGGGCTCCGGGGCCGGCGTGCTGCCCGGGCACGAGGCGTTCCGCCTGCACGACACCTACGGCTTCCCGATCGACCTGACCCTCGAGATGGCCGAGGAGGAGGGGCTCACGGTCGACACCGAGGGCTTCCGCCGCCTCATGCAGGAGCAGCGCGAGCGGGCCCGGGCCGACGCGAAGGCCAAGAAGACCGGCCACGGCGACGTCAGCGTCTACCGCGAGGTGGCCGACCGCATCGGTCGCGCGGTCACCTTCACCGGCTACGACGAGGTCGTGGGCGAGGGCGTCGTCCGCGGCGTGCTGCGCGACGGCGTGTCCGTCCGCTCCGCCGACGAGGGCGACGTCGTCGAGATCGTGCTCGACCGCACGCCCTTCTACGCCGAGGGCGGCGGCCAGCTCGCCGACGCCGGCTACCTCCAGCTCGCCAACGGCGCGCAGGTCGAGGTCTACGACGTGCAGCAGCCGGTGCCCGGCGTCATCGTCCACCGCGGCAAGGTCATGGCCGGCGAGGCGCTCGTCGACATCGCCGCGCAGTCGACGGTCGACATCGAGCGCCGGCGGGCGATCTCGCGCGCCCACACGGCGACCCACATGGTCCACAAGGCGATCCGCGAGGCGCTCGGCGAGACCGCCACCCAGGCGGGCTCCGAGAACGCGCCGGGCCGCTTCCGCTTCGACTTCAGCGCCGCGGGCGCAGTGCCGCCCAGCGTCCTGCGCGACGTCGAGCAGCGGGTCAACGCGCTGCTCGCCGAGGACCTCCCCGTCTCCGCGGAGGTCATGACCCAGTCCGAGGCGGTCGCGAGCGGCGCGATGGCGCTCTTCGGCGAGAAGTACGGCGACGCCGTGCGCGTGGTCTCGGTCGGCGACTGGGCCCGGGAGCTCTGCGGCGGCACCCACGCCCAGCGCTCGGGCCAGCTCGGCCTCGTGACCCTGCTCGGCGAGTCCTCGATCGGCGCGGGCGTGCGGCGCATCGAGGCGCTGGTCGGTGCCGACGCCTACGACTTCCTCTCGCGCGAGCACGTGCTGCTCGCGCAGGTCTCCGAGATCGTCAAGGCCCGCCCCGAGGAGGCGCCCGAGCGCATCTCGGCCCTGGTCGAGCGGCTGCGCGACGCCGAGAAGGAGCTCGAGAAGATCCGCTCGGCGGCGGTCCTGCAGGCCGCGGGCTCGCTCGCCGCCAGCCCGACCGAGGTCTTCGGCGTCTCGGTCGTCACCAGCCGCGCCCCCGACGGCACGGGCGCCGACGACCTGCGCAAGCTGGTGCTCGACGTGCGCTCACGCCTCGGCGACGACCGCCCGGCCGTCGTCGCGGTGGCCGCGGTCAACGCCGGGCGCCCGGTCGTCGTCGTCGCGGTCAATGCGCGAGGGCGCGAGTGGCGCCTCAAGGCCGGCGCGCTGGTGCGCGTGGCGGCGCAGGTGCTCGGCGGCAACGGCGGCGGCAAGGACGACGTGGCCCAGGGCGGCGGCACCGACGCGAGCAAGGTGGCCGAGGCGCTCGCCGCGCTCGAGCACACCGTCGGCGCGACGGTGACGGGCTGAGCGGCGGGTCCGCCCCGGGCGTGCGCCTGGGGGTCGACGTCGGCAGCGTACGCATCGGCGTGGCGGTCAGCGACCCGCGCGGCACCGTCGCGGTGCCGCTCGAGACGGTCGCGCGGGCCAGCCGGCGCTCCGGCGCCGACCTCGCCCGCCTGCGCGAGCTGGTGCAGGAGTACGACGCGGTCGAGGTGGTCGTCGGGCTCCCGCTCTCGCTCTCGGGCGCCGAGGGCGCGGCGGCCGAGGCGGCCCGCGCGTTCGCGGTGCGGCTCGCGCGGGCGGTCGCACCCGTGCCCCTGCGGATGGTCGACGAGCGGCTCTCGACCGTCGCGGCGCACCGCGGGCTGCGCGCCGCTGGCGTGACCGAGCGCCAGGGACGTGGCAGAGTGGATGCTTCTGCGGCCGCGTTCCTCTTGCAGGCCGCCCTGGACGCCGGGCCGGCGCCCGCGCCCGACGATCCCGAGGTGGAGGCATGAGCACGACTCGAGAGGTCGGCCCCAGCCGACGCGACGACTCGTCGCGCAGCCGGCGCCCGGCCGAGGGCTACGACGGTCCGAGCGCGGGCGACCGCGTCAAGAACCTCGTCGCGGTGCTCGTCGCCGTGGCCATGCTGGCCGGCCTCGGCGGCGGTGCCTGGTACGCCGTGCACCGCACCTTCGGCGGCATCGGCAGCGTCACCAACGACTACGCCGGCGAGGGCACCAGCTCGACGGTCGTCATCAAGATCACCAAGGGCAACACCGCCGCCGACGTCGGGCGCACGCTGAAGGCCAAGGGCGTCACCAAGAGCGTGCAGGCCTTCGTCGACGCCGCCCGCGCCGACGACCGCTCCTCCGAGCTCCAACCGGGCAGCTACAAGCTGCACAAGCAGATGTCGGGCGCCGCCGCGTTCGCCGCGCTGCTCGACCCCAGCAGCAAGGCCGAGGTCAAGGTCGTCATCCCCGAGGGCCTGACCGTCGCCGAGATCGAGGCCAAGCTGGTCAAGCAGACCGGCATCGCCAAGAAGCAGTTCGACACCGCCCTCGCCAGCCCGAAGCTCGGCCTGCCCGACTACGCCAAGGGCAAGCCCGAGGGCTTGCTCTTCCCCGCCACCTACCTGTTCGACCCTGACTCGACCGCCCTGCAGGTGCTGCAGAAGATGGTCGGCCGGATGAAGCAGGAGGTCACCGCGCTCAAGCTCGACGCCGACGGCAAGGACCCCTACCGCACGATCACCATCGCCAGCATGCTGGAGAAGGAGGTCAACAACACCTCCGACTACGGCAAGGCGGCGCGGGTGGCGGAGAACCGGCTCGACCAGGGCATCGCCCTCGGCTTCGACTCGGCGCTGCACTACGACCTCGGCCAGGACGTGCAGCTGACGACCGACGTGATCGAGAACAAGGAACGGGACAACCCCTACAACCTGCGCCGTCGCGCCGGACTGCCGCCGACGCCCATCAGCAACCCCGGAGCAGCGACGCTCAAGGCCGCGCAGAACCCGACGCCGGGCGACTGGACCTACTTCCTGACGATCGACCCGAAGTCCGGCAAGACGCTGTTCTTCGACAACAACCGCGACTTCGTCAACGCCAAGATCAAGTACGGCATCGACTACTGATGCCGCGGGCCGCGGTCCTCGGGTCCCCGATCCGGCACTCGCTCTCCCCGGTGCTGCACCGCGCCGCCTACGCGGCGCTCGGGCTCGAGGGCTGGTCCTACGACGCCTGCGAGGTCGACGAGGCGAGGCTGCCCGGCTTCGTGGCGTCGCTCGGCGCCGAGTGGGCGGGGCTCTCGCTCACCATGCCGCTCAAGCGCGCCGTGCTGCCGCTGCTCGACGAGGCGAGCGAGGTCGTGCGCCAGACCGGGGCGGCCAACACGCTGGTGCTGCGCGGCGGACGCCGGGTCGGGGACAACACCGACGTGGCGGGCATCGCCGCAGCGCTCGCCGAGCGGGGCGCCGGCGTCCCCCAGCGTGCCGTCGTGCTCGGCGGGGGAGCGACCGCGGCGTCGGCGCTGGCGGCGCTCGCCGCGATGGGCGCCGGCCAGGTGACGCTGGTGACCCGGCGCCCGGCGTCGGCGCACGAGCTGGCCCCTGTGGCGGCGGCCGCGGGCGTACGCGCCGCCCCCGCCGCCTGGGACCCGCCCTCGGTCGCGACCCTCCTGGGCGGTGCCGACGTCGTCGTCGCCGCAGCGACGGCGGGTGCCGCCGACGGCGTCGCGGCGGCGCTGCGCGCGCCGGTCCGGGGGGTGCTCCTCGACGTCGTCTACGACCCGTGGCCGACCGCCCTGGCGGCAGCCTGGGAGCGCGCCGGGGGAGAGGTCGCGAGCGGGCTCGACCTGCTCGTGCACCAGGCGACGCACCAGGTGCTGGCGATGACCGGCGCGCAGGCCTCCACCGCCGCGCTCGTCGAGCCGATGCGTACGGCGGGGCTGGCAGCGCTCGCAGCCCGCGCGGGCTGACTGCTCAAGCCGGCGCCCCACCTGCCGATGCGGACGGTAGTCGCAGGAGCAGCGTGCCCTGTGCCCGACGCCAGGGAGGGACCTCGTGGAGCAGAGCCAGCCGGCCTCGGACCCCTCGGCGTACTCGTTCTTCGACGCTGCGCCCGCTGCGCCGTCGCTCGCACCGATCGCGCTCGAGCCGCTCGGCCTGGCACCGGCCACCACGCCCGTGCCCGCAGCCCGGCTCGCCGAGCCGGCGAGCGGTGCAGCTCAGCCCAGCGGCGGGCCGCTCGACCTGCACGAGCTGCTCGACCTCATGCTCGCCGCCGGCGCCTCGGACCTCCACCTGACCTCCGGCGCCTCCCCGGCGCTGCGCGTGCACGGCGTGCTCGAGCAGCGGCGCGACCTGCCGATGATGACGCCGCCCGTGCTCCAGCAGATGGTCTACAGCATGCTGACGCAGCGCCAGCGCGAGCGCTTCGAGCAGGTGTGGGAGCTCGACATGTCCTACAGCCTGCCGGGCCGGGCGCGGTTCCGCGTCAACGTCTACCGCCAGCGCGACTCCATCGGCGCGGCCTTCCGCCTCATCCCGTTCGAGATCCAGCGGCTCGAGACCCTCGGCGTGCCGCAGTCGATCGCCGAGTTCGCCGGCCTGCCCCGCGGCTTCGTCCTGGTGACCGGTCCGACCGGCTCCGGCAAGTCGACGACGCTGGCCTCGCTGGTCGACCTGGCCAACCGCACCCGCGAGGACCACATCCTCACCGTCGAGGACCCGATCGAGTTCCTCCACCGCCACCAGCGCTGCATCGTCAACCAGCGCGAGGTCGGCTCCGACACCCAGAGCTTCACCGCCGCGCTGAAGCACGCGCTGCGCCAGGACCCCGACATCGTCCTCGTGGGCGAGCTGCGCGACCTCGAGACCATCAGCGTCGCGCTCACGGCCGCCGAGACCGGCCACCTCGTCTTCGCCACCCTGCACACCCAGGACGCCGCGCAGACGATCGACCGCGTCATCGACGTCTTCCCGCCGCACCAGCAGCAGCAGGTGCGCGTCCAGCTCGCCGGTGCGCTGCAGGGCGTGGTGTCCCAGACGCTCGTGCCGCGCAGCGACGGCTCCGGCCGTGTGGTCGCCGCCGAGGTGCTGACCGTGACGCCTGCGATCCGCAACCTGATCCGCGAGGGCAAGACCCACCAGATCTACTCGGCCATGCAGGCGGGCGCCGCCCACGGCATGCAGACGATGGACCAGGCGCTCGCCGAGCTGGTGCGCCACAACGTCGTCAGCTACGAGACGGCGCTCACGAAGTGCCACCACGCGCAGGACTTCCAGCGGCTGACCGGCCGGGCCTGAGGGACGGGACCATGTCAACTCTCACCTTCGAGTACGTCGGCCGCGACACCGCCGGCAAGGCGGTCAAGGGCAAGGTCGAGGCGGACTCCGCCTCGTCCGCCGCCGGGCAGGTGCGCCAGCTCGGCGTCACCGCGTCGAGCATCACCGAGGCCAGCAGGACCGGGCTCAGCCGCGAGGTCAAGCTGCCGTCCTTCGGCGCCAAGGTGAAGCTCAAGGACCTCGCCGTCTTCTCACGGCAGTTCTCCACGATGATCAATTCGGGCCTCTCGCTGCTGCGTGCCCTGGTGATCCTCGAGAACCAGACCGAGAACGAGGAGCTGGCGAAGGTCCTCGGTCAGGTGCGCGCCGACGTCGAGACCGGTGTCTCGCTCTCGAGCGCGATGGGCAAGCACGTACGCATCTTCCCGCCGCTGATGGTCAACATGATCCGCGCCGGCGAGGTCGGCGGCTTCCTCGACTCCGTGCTCCTGCAGATCGCCGAGAACTTCGAGTCCGAGGTCAAGCTGCGGGGCAAGGTCAAGGCCGCGATGACCTACCCGGTCGTCGTCTTCGTCCTCTCGATCGTCATGTCGATCGGCATGCTGCTCTTCATCGTGCCGACCTTCTCGGGCATGTTCGCCTCGCTGGGCGGCACCCTGCCGCTCCCGACGCGCGTCCTCATGGCGATGAGCGCCTTCCTCAAGGTCGGCATCATCCCGCTGACGCTGCTGGCCGTCGGGTTCGCCGTCTTCATCGGCAAGGTGAAGCACACCGACCGCTTCCACGCCATCGTCGACCCGGTCAAGCTCAAGATGCCGGTGTTCGGGCCGCTGTTCCACAAGATCGCGCTGTCGCGGTTCTCGCGCAACCTCGGCACCATGCTGCGCTCCGGAGTGCCGATCCTGCAGGCGCTCGACATCGTCGCCGACACCACGGGCAACGTCGTCATCGGCGCCGGCGTGCGCGGCATCCAGGAGTCGGTGCGCCGTGGCGACTCGATCGCGAAGCCGCTCGAGCAGCACCCGGCGTTCCCCTCGATGATCGTGCAGATGCTCGCCGTCGGCGAGGACACCGGCGCGCTCGACTCGATGCTGCTGAAGATCAGCGACTTCTACGACCAGGAGGTCGAGGCGACCACCGAGTCGCTGACCGCCCTCATCGAGCCGCTGATGATCGCCTTCCTCGGCGCGGTGGTCGGCAGCATGATCGTGGGCCTCTACATGCCGATCTTCAAGATCTTCGACCTGGTGGGCAAGCAGGCCTGACGGGGGAGCGGGACAGGCGACAGGCCTGTTCCAGCGGGACGTCAAGCGACTCCCAAGCCGCTCGCAAGTCCCTGGTCCCAGGATCGCAGCGCACCCGGTCAGAGCGGCCGGGACGATGCCGAACTGGAGAAGACCATGCGTTCCCTGCCCGCCCGCCTCTCTGCTGTCGCGATCACCGCCGCGGCCCTGCTCAGCGTCGCCGGCCCGGCCTCCGCCCACGGTGGCGAGGGCACCGACGGTCCCGCGCCCGGCGAGCACCTGACCAACGCCCAGCGCCACGCCATCG
This region includes:
- the ruvX gene encoding Holliday junction resolvase RuvX, translated to MRLGVDVGSVRIGVAVSDPRGTVAVPLETVARASRRSGADLARLRELVQEYDAVEVVVGLPLSLSGAEGAAAEAARAFAVRLARAVAPVPLRMVDERLSTVAAHRGLRAAGVTERQGRGRVDASAAAFLLQAALDAGPAPAPDDPEVEA
- the alaS gene encoding alanine--tRNA ligase — translated: MESAEIARRWLRFFEERGHTVVPSASLIADDPTLLLVNAGMVPFKPFFLGEQAPPYPRATSIQKCVRTLDIDEVGKTTRHASFFQMCGNFSFGDYFKEQAIPMAWELLTRSQSEGGFGFPEDRLWVTVLHEDDESADLWQKTVGVSPERIQRRGPKDNYWHMGVPGPGGPCSEIYFDRGPEHGREGGPEADEERYLEVWNLVFMQYELSSVRSKVDFDVRGELPARNVDTGMGLERMATLLQGVDNLYEIDTTWQVLDRAAELAGKKYGSDTRTDVALRVVADHARTAVMLIGDGVAPGNEGRGYVLRRMMRRTIRNMRLLGAPETSMAELVDASIGAMAPQYPELERDRQRITQLAVAEEGSFNATLRSGTARFESAAVETKGSGAGVLPGHEAFRLHDTYGFPIDLTLEMAEEEGLTVDTEGFRRLMQEQRERARADAKAKKTGHGDVSVYREVADRIGRAVTFTGYDEVVGEGVVRGVLRDGVSVRSADEGDVVEIVLDRTPFYAEGGGQLADAGYLQLANGAQVEVYDVQQPVPGVIVHRGKVMAGEALVDIAAQSTVDIERRRAISRAHTATHMVHKAIREALGETATQAGSENAPGRFRFDFSAAGAVPPSVLRDVEQRVNALLAEDLPVSAEVMTQSEAVASGAMALFGEKYGDAVRVVSVGDWARELCGGTHAQRSGQLGLVTLLGESSIGAGVRRIEALVGADAYDFLSREHVLLAQVSEIVKARPEEAPERISALVERLRDAEKELEKIRSAAVLQAAGSLAASPTEVFGVSVVTSRAPDGTGADDLRKLVLDVRSRLGDDRPAVVAVAAVNAGRPVVVVAVNARGREWRLKAGALVRVAAQVLGGNGGGKDDVAQGGGTDASKVAEALAALEHTVGATVTG
- the mltG gene encoding endolytic transglycosylase MltG, encoding MSTTREVGPSRRDDSSRSRRPAEGYDGPSAGDRVKNLVAVLVAVAMLAGLGGGAWYAVHRTFGGIGSVTNDYAGEGTSSTVVIKITKGNTAADVGRTLKAKGVTKSVQAFVDAARADDRSSELQPGSYKLHKQMSGAAAFAALLDPSSKAEVKVVIPEGLTVAEIEAKLVKQTGIAKKQFDTALASPKLGLPDYAKGKPEGLLFPATYLFDPDSTALQVLQKMVGRMKQEVTALKLDADGKDPYRTITIASMLEKEVNNTSDYGKAARVAENRLDQGIALGFDSALHYDLGQDVQLTTDVIENKERDNPYNLRRRAGLPPTPISNPGAATLKAAQNPTPGDWTYFLTIDPKSGKTLFFDNNRDFVNAKIKYGIDY
- a CDS encoding type II secretion system F family protein, giving the protein MSTLTFEYVGRDTAGKAVKGKVEADSASSAAGQVRQLGVTASSITEASRTGLSREVKLPSFGAKVKLKDLAVFSRQFSTMINSGLSLLRALVILENQTENEELAKVLGQVRADVETGVSLSSAMGKHVRIFPPLMVNMIRAGEVGGFLDSVLLQIAENFESEVKLRGKVKAAMTYPVVVFVLSIVMSIGMLLFIVPTFSGMFASLGGTLPLPTRVLMAMSAFLKVGIIPLTLLAVGFAVFIGKVKHTDRFHAIVDPVKLKMPVFGPLFHKIALSRFSRNLGTMLRSGVPILQALDIVADTTGNVVIGAGVRGIQESVRRGDSIAKPLEQHPAFPSMIVQMLAVGEDTGALDSMLLKISDFYDQEVEATTESLTALIEPLMIAFLGAVVGSMIVGLYMPIFKIFDLVGKQA
- a CDS encoding type IV pilus twitching motility protein PilT translates to MEQSQPASDPSAYSFFDAAPAAPSLAPIALEPLGLAPATTPVPAARLAEPASGAAQPSGGPLDLHELLDLMLAAGASDLHLTSGASPALRVHGVLEQRRDLPMMTPPVLQQMVYSMLTQRQRERFEQVWELDMSYSLPGRARFRVNVYRQRDSIGAAFRLIPFEIQRLETLGVPQSIAEFAGLPRGFVLVTGPTGSGKSTTLASLVDLANRTREDHILTVEDPIEFLHRHQRCIVNQREVGSDTQSFTAALKHALRQDPDIVLVGELRDLETISVALTAAETGHLVFATLHTQDAAQTIDRVIDVFPPHQQQQVRVQLAGALQGVVSQTLVPRSDGSGRVVAAEVLTVTPAIRNLIREGKTHQIYSAMQAGAAHGMQTMDQALAELVRHNVVSYETALTKCHHAQDFQRLTGRA
- a CDS encoding shikimate dehydrogenase, which encodes MPRAAVLGSPIRHSLSPVLHRAAYAALGLEGWSYDACEVDEARLPGFVASLGAEWAGLSLTMPLKRAVLPLLDEASEVVRQTGAANTLVLRGGRRVGDNTDVAGIAAALAERGAGVPQRAVVLGGGATAASALAALAAMGAGQVTLVTRRPASAHELAPVAAAAGVRAAPAAWDPPSVATLLGGADVVVAAATAGAADGVAAALRAPVRGVLLDVVYDPWPTALAAAWERAGGEVASGLDLLVHQATHQVLAMTGAQASTAALVEPMRTAGLAALAARAG